The Beijerinckiaceae bacterium genome has a window encoding:
- a CDS encoding sensor histidine kinase, translating into MSDLVMPPGGGIASPHASIAQRNRRPVRFGLATRVLILVSAFVITAAAMIYIPAIATYRDNWLRNRLSAAYTAALVLDAAPQGALPPALSQQLLNSVGARIIVLSKHRTKRILAASQLPHAVDEVYDLREPSILSVPDAVATLTAPAGRVITVIGDAPQGGEAIAITMDEAALTKAMRAYSLRLLVIALIMSAIVANLATVAIHFMVLRPVRRLTTNIINFGADPQNPERIIVPSGCNHEIARAEEELAIMQEALGRELNQKKHLAALGLAVAKINHDMRNMLSSAQLLSDRLANVTDPLAQRIAPKLVGTLDRAIRFCQATLTYGRAVDDPPERSRFPLRSLVTEVVETVVLEAHAEIEIVNGVAEDFELHADREQMFRVLMNLIRNGVEALENARLEKGRRLARIGIEAWHDGNSAVISVTDTGPGVPASAQAQLFTAFFTSNRAGGSGLGLVIAADLVGGHGGNIMLVPGASDDGAKFHITLPQNGAGKED; encoded by the coding sequence ATGAGCGATCTCGTCATGCCGCCGGGTGGGGGCATCGCATCGCCGCATGCAAGCATTGCGCAAAGAAATCGCCGCCCTGTCCGTTTCGGCTTGGCGACCCGGGTGCTCATCCTGGTCAGTGCTTTTGTCATCACGGCGGCGGCCATGATCTATATACCGGCCATTGCCACTTATCGTGACAATTGGCTGCGGAATCGCCTGAGTGCGGCATACACCGCAGCGCTTGTGCTCGACGCGGCCCCGCAAGGCGCCCTGCCCCCGGCCCTGTCGCAACAATTGCTGAATAGTGTAGGCGCTCGAATTATCGTTCTCAGCAAACATCGCACGAAACGCATTCTCGCCGCGTCCCAGCTGCCGCATGCCGTGGACGAGGTCTATGATCTCCGCGAGCCATCGATCCTGTCGGTCCCGGACGCGGTGGCGACCCTGACCGCACCGGCCGGACGCGTCATCACCGTTATCGGCGATGCGCCGCAGGGCGGCGAGGCGATCGCAATCACCATGGACGAGGCAGCGCTGACAAAGGCCATGCGCGCCTATTCGCTGCGCCTTCTTGTGATTGCTCTCATCATGTCGGCGATCGTTGCAAATCTCGCCACGGTCGCGATCCATTTCATGGTGCTTCGCCCGGTCCGGCGGCTCACCACCAACATCATCAATTTCGGCGCCGATCCCCAAAATCCCGAGCGCATCATCGTGCCATCCGGCTGCAATCACGAAATCGCCCGCGCCGAGGAAGAACTTGCCATCATGCAAGAAGCGCTGGGCCGTGAACTGAACCAGAAAAAGCATTTGGCCGCTCTCGGCCTCGCCGTGGCCAAGATCAATCACGACATGCGCAACATGCTTTCGTCGGCTCAGCTTCTATCCGACCGTCTGGCGAACGTCACCGATCCGCTGGCCCAACGGATTGCCCCGAAGCTCGTGGGGACGCTCGACCGAGCCATCCGTTTTTGTCAGGCAACCCTGACCTATGGCCGTGCGGTGGATGACCCGCCCGAGCGCAGCCGTTTTCCGCTGCGCTCGCTGGTGACCGAAGTCGTCGAGACGGTCGTGCTCGAAGCACACGCGGAAATCGAGATCGTCAACGGGGTCGCCGAGGATTTCGAACTCCATGCGGATCGCGAGCAAATGTTTCGCGTCCTCATGAATCTCATCCGCAACGGTGTCGAGGCGCTCGAAAATGCGCGGCTCGAAAAGGGACGACGGCTTGCACGGATCGGCATTGAAGCCTGGCACGACGGAAATAGCGCCGTCATCTCCGTGACCGACACGGGCCCAGGCGTGCCCGCGAGCGCGCAGGCGCAGCTTTTCACCGCATTTTTCACCTCCAATCGAGCCGGAGGCTCCGGCCTCGGCCTCGTGATCGCCGCCGACCTCGTGGGTGGCCACGGTGGCAATATCATGCTGGTTCCTGGGGCCAGCGACGATGGCGCCAAGTTCCACATCACCTTGCCGCAGAATGGCGCGGGCAAGGAAGACTGA
- a CDS encoding S-CspCI protein — protein MPCPLSDIFDMRYGHSLELNALEISNSKDGVAFVGRQTGGNGISAYVSPIPDLDPSPAGDISCALGGNGVLTTFVQEAPFYCGRDVAILRPKAKLTKQQTLFYCLCIKSNRFRFNYGRQANKTLNHLLIPTLNEIPAWVSSFDLDQAKGTEAPLSEAPLPPLAPAKWKEFRYDEIFDIRKGYYNKKLPECVPSPEAIPFIGASESNNGVTSYHRIEDIAAYARNGELEPAPTTEKKLFPANGITVANNGASVGYAFFQPRPFTGSHDVNPLYLLIREMTPEIGMFLCSVIAMDRYRWSYGRKWRPSRMPQSIIRLPAHPDGEPDWEFMETYVRSLPFSKTILAQQ, from the coding sequence ATGCCGTGTCCGTTATCCGACATCTTTGACATGCGATATGGGCACTCGCTCGAACTGAACGCCCTGGAGATTTCAAATTCGAAAGACGGCGTGGCATTTGTTGGCCGCCAAACGGGCGGTAATGGCATTTCGGCTTATGTGTCACCCATTCCTGACCTTGATCCATCTCCTGCCGGCGACATTTCGTGCGCACTCGGAGGCAACGGAGTGTTGACGACGTTTGTCCAAGAGGCGCCATTCTATTGTGGTAGAGATGTCGCGATCTTGCGGCCAAAGGCGAAGCTAACCAAGCAACAAACGCTCTTTTACTGTTTGTGCATCAAAAGCAACCGCTTCCGTTTCAACTATGGGCGGCAAGCGAACAAGACACTTAACCATCTTCTCATTCCCACGCTCAATGAAATCCCAGCGTGGGTAAGTTCCTTTGATCTGGATCAGGCAAAAGGTACGGAAGCCCCGTTGAGCGAGGCTCCACTGCCGCCTCTCGCGCCTGCGAAATGGAAAGAATTTCGATACGACGAAATCTTTGACATCCGGAAGGGCTACTACAACAAGAAATTGCCCGAATGTGTGCCAAGTCCTGAAGCTATACCGTTCATCGGCGCATCTGAGAGCAACAACGGCGTCACATCTTATCACCGTATAGAGGACATCGCCGCATATGCTCGAAACGGCGAGCTAGAGCCCGCGCCAACCACGGAGAAAAAGCTTTTCCCGGCGAACGGAATCACTGTTGCAAATAACGGTGCCTCAGTCGGCTATGCGTTCTTTCAACCTCGACCCTTCACAGGTTCACACGACGTCAACCCGCTCTATCTCTTGATCAGGGAGATGACACCAGAAATCGGAATGTTCTTGTGCTCAGTCATCGCAATGGATCGTTATCGCTGGAGCTATGGCCGGAAGTGGCGGCCTAGCCGAATGCCCCAGTCCATCATCAGGTTGCCAGCGCACCCGGATGGCGAACCGGATTGGGAGTTCATGGAAACTTACGTTAGGTCTCTCCCCTTCAGCAAAACCATATTGGCACAGCAATGA
- a CDS encoding DUF1348 domain-containing protein, whose product MSDRPPLPPFTLETATKKVRLAEDAWNSRDPTRVALAYTEDSRWRNRSEFLFGRTEIIDFLVRKWARELDYRLIKELWAFHENRIAVRFQYEWHDESGHWFRSYGNEQWEFDGAGLMRRREASINDVPIAFEDRRFLWSLGQRPTDHPGLNELGL is encoded by the coding sequence ATGAGCGATCGCCCGCCGCTGCCGCCTTTCACCCTCGAAACGGCGACGAAGAAAGTGCGTCTTGCCGAAGACGCCTGGAACAGCCGCGATCCCACCCGGGTGGCGCTTGCCTATACAGAAGACAGTCGATGGCGAAACCGTTCCGAGTTTCTGTTCGGACGCACCGAAATCATCGATTTCCTGGTTCGGAAATGGGCTCGCGAACTCGACTACCGATTGATCAAGGAACTCTGGGCATTTCATGAAAACCGGATCGCCGTCCGCTTCCAATATGAGTGGCACGACGAGTCGGGGCACTGGTTCCGTTCATACGGCAACGAGCAATGGGAATTCGATGGCGCCGGACTGATGCGCCGCCGGGAGGCAAGCATCAATGATGTGCCGATCGCATTCGAAGACCGCAGATTTCTGTGGTCTCTCGGACAGCGTCCCACCGATCATCCGGGCCTGAACGAATTGGGCCTATGA
- a CDS encoding methyltransferase, with protein sequence MANERITEDYVRHHFKNDPLFSAIKLDEQKASVAKAKACLVNASKALTGKIGSPEFIISIPAFPDDIIVVECKADSKFHESTDGDNPATYAVDGVLHYSAFLSKQYNVIAIAVSGSNLAKLKISSFYQKMGQADVSNETPELLDIFSYIARFQGEAQAKSVESGEITKTAIDLNFELNDYSIVEYERCTLVSAVLLALQDPAFKASYKEKARSKKLQPMPTRLAQFIVSSITSVLRDNDIDDERVASMIGEYEKIKSHAIAKSPQIKKKKASEQQDNYVLRDITEKLEKSVLPLITMGDKGYDVLGRFYREFIRYAGTDKKTGLVLTPQHITEFFCDVVSLNVNDVVVDTCCGSGGFLISAMKHMLELAGANQKKRRAIRENQLIGIERRTDMFTFACSNMMMSGDGKSHIYQGDSFANDEKARIRSLKPTVGFLNPPYDVGEDGQLEFIENALSTLQQGGRCCAVVQMSCVTSANARTIAVRERLLKQHTLLGVFTMPDDLFHPVGVITCVVVFEAKKPHPKGFKSFFGYFKNDGFQKTKHMGRVNKGQWEAIKAHWISLYLNREKEVGLSVLQAVTAQDEWCAEAYMETDYSKLTIEDFAKTVRDYAIHKLTLANV encoded by the coding sequence ATGGCTAACGAGCGCATCACCGAAGACTACGTGCGCCACCACTTCAAGAATGATCCGCTGTTCAGCGCGATCAAACTTGACGAACAAAAGGCTTCAGTTGCAAAGGCAAAGGCCTGTCTCGTAAACGCTTCCAAGGCCTTGACGGGGAAAATCGGTTCTCCGGAGTTCATCATCAGCATTCCCGCATTTCCGGACGACATCATCGTTGTGGAGTGCAAAGCGGACTCGAAGTTTCACGAGAGTACTGACGGCGATAATCCAGCCACCTACGCTGTTGATGGAGTGCTGCACTATTCTGCGTTCCTGTCCAAACAGTACAACGTGATTGCTATTGCAGTCAGTGGTAGCAATCTCGCCAAGCTGAAGATTTCTTCGTTCTACCAAAAGATGGGTCAGGCGGATGTCTCGAACGAAACACCCGAACTCCTCGACATATTTTCTTACATTGCGCGGTTCCAAGGCGAAGCGCAGGCCAAGAGCGTTGAGTCCGGTGAAATTACAAAAACTGCGATCGATTTAAATTTTGAATTGAACGACTACTCTATTGTTGAATATGAACGATGCACATTAGTCAGCGCCGTCTTGCTGGCGTTGCAAGACCCGGCCTTCAAGGCTTCGTATAAAGAAAAGGCTAGGTCGAAGAAGCTACAGCCGATGCCGACGCGCTTGGCGCAGTTCATCGTGTCGAGCATCACCAGCGTGTTGCGGGACAACGACATAGATGACGAACGTGTCGCTTCAATGATTGGCGAATACGAGAAGATCAAGAGCCATGCAATCGCCAAATCACCCCAGATCAAAAAGAAGAAAGCGTCGGAGCAGCAGGACAACTATGTGCTGCGCGACATAACGGAAAAGCTGGAAAAATCAGTCCTTCCTCTCATCACAATGGGCGACAAGGGATATGACGTGCTTGGTCGTTTCTATCGTGAATTTATCCGCTATGCCGGAACGGACAAGAAGACCGGGCTAGTTCTGACACCTCAGCACATTACGGAATTTTTCTGCGATGTAGTTAGCCTCAATGTAAACGATGTGGTCGTCGATACGTGCTGCGGCAGCGGCGGCTTCTTGATCTCGGCCATGAAACACATGCTGGAGCTTGCGGGGGCGAACCAGAAAAAGCGTCGGGCGATCAGGGAAAACCAACTCATTGGAATTGAACGCCGCACGGACATGTTTACCTTCGCCTGCTCCAACATGATGATGAGTGGCGACGGCAAATCGCATATCTACCAAGGCGACTCTTTCGCGAACGATGAGAAGGCTAGGATACGCTCACTTAAGCCCACGGTAGGATTCCTCAATCCACCCTACGATGTAGGAGAAGACGGACAACTGGAGTTCATTGAAAACGCACTCAGCACTCTCCAGCAGGGAGGTAGGTGCTGTGCCGTGGTACAGATGAGCTGCGTTACGTCGGCAAACGCGAGAACCATTGCCGTTCGCGAAAGATTGCTAAAGCAACACACGTTGCTCGGCGTCTTCACAATGCCTGATGATCTCTTCCATCCGGTAGGAGTTATTACGTGCGTTGTGGTATTTGAAGCTAAGAAACCTCATCCAAAGGGATTCAAATCGTTTTTCGGCTACTTCAAAAATGATGGTTTTCAGAAAACAAAACACATGGGGCGCGTGAACAAGGGGCAATGGGAAGCGATCAAAGCGCATTGGATCAGCCTGTACCTGAATCGAGAGAAAGAGGTTGGGCTGAGCGTTCTGCAGGCTGTTACGGCGCAGGACGAATGGTGTGCAGAAGCGTATATGGAGACGGACTATTCAAAGCTGACGATTGAAGATTTTGCGAAGACCGTGAGGGATTACGCTATTCACAAACTAACCTTGGCGAACGTGTGA
- a CDS encoding transposase, translating to MAKKAPGRNDRHGISVMELFQMFPDEAAARKWLEDIRWPKGKRHCPHCGSLKTSAVKNENPMPYHCGDCREYFSVKTGTVMQSSKVPLQKWVVAMYLLSTSLKGVSSMKLHRDLGMTQKTAWLLAQKIRQGWIDGDGKLSGEVKIDETFMGGKERNKHKSKRLKAGRGSVGKAVVIGAKTRDGKIKVEVIEKTDTPTLEGFVASNVEGGSTVFTDEHSGYAHLSEAYDHQTVRHSVGEYVNGQVHTNGIESFWAMLKRGYKGTYHKMSTKHLARYVTEFAGRHNVRDLDTLAQMVSLARGLEGRRLRYDDLVANNG from the coding sequence ATGGCCAAGAAAGCACCTGGCAGGAACGACCGTCATGGCATTTCCGTGATGGAACTGTTCCAGATGTTCCCCGATGAGGCGGCGGCCCGTAAATGGCTGGAGGATATCCGTTGGCCGAAAGGCAAGCGCCACTGCCCCCACTGCGGCTCGCTGAAGACTTCTGCCGTGAAGAACGAAAATCCGATGCCGTATCACTGCGGCGATTGCCGGGAGTATTTCAGCGTCAAGACCGGCACCGTTATGCAGTCGAGCAAGGTGCCGCTGCAAAAGTGGGTCGTCGCCATGTACCTGCTTTCAACCAGCCTCAAGGGCGTCTCCAGCATGAAGCTGCACCGCGATCTGGGAATGACCCAGAAAACGGCATGGCTTCTGGCCCAGAAAATCCGTCAGGGTTGGATTGATGGCGACGGTAAACTTTCCGGCGAAGTCAAGATCGATGAAACCTTCATGGGCGGCAAGGAGCGCAATAAGCACAAGAGCAAGCGGTTGAAAGCTGGGCGCGGTTCGGTGGGCAAGGCTGTTGTCATAGGGGCAAAGACCCGAGATGGAAAGATCAAGGTAGAGGTCATTGAGAAAACCGACACGCCCACGCTGGAAGGATTCGTAGCGTCGAATGTCGAAGGTGGGTCTACAGTCTTTACCGACGAACACAGTGGCTACGCACACCTTTCCGAGGCATACGATCACCAGACGGTAAGGCACAGCGTTGGCGAATACGTCAACGGGCAGGTACACACGAACGGGATTGAGAGTTTTTGGGCGATGCTGAAACGGGGCTACAAAGGCACCTACCACAAGATGAGCACCAAGCATCTTGCCCGATACGTCACCGAGTTTGCAGGCCGCCACAACGTGCGCGACCTCGACACCCTTGCGCAGATGGTATCGTTGGCGCGCGGTCTAGAGGGTCGCAGGCTGCGGTACGACGATCTGGTCGCCAACAATGGCTAA
- a CDS encoding UDP-glucose 6-dehydrogenase produces MHIAMIGSGYVGLVSGACLADFGHTVVCIDTDAKKIEALKAGKMPIFEPGLQDLVANNVRHHRLSFSTELESAVASSQAVFIAVGTPSRRGDGHADLSFVYHAARTIAGGLDGFTVVVTKSTVPVGTGDEVERIIRETRPDADFAVVSNPEFLREGAAIDDFKRPDRIVIGVEDPRAEAVMTEIYRPLYLNQAPFLFTSRRTSELTKYAANAFLATKITFINEIADLCEQVGANVQDVARGIGLDKRIGSKFLHAGPGYGGSCFPKDTQALIKTAQDHGAPIRIVEEVAAVNDQRKRAMARKVLAACGGSVRGKTIAVLGLTFKPNTDDMRDSPAISIITALQDGGARIHAFDPEGMDQARMVLEDLTFFYDPYSCCDKAEALVIVTEWDAFRALDLDRIKTLLAAPVMVDLRNIYDPADMAKRGFVYSGVGRGTVDLKGKGPAS; encoded by the coding sequence ATGCATATTGCAATGATCGGGTCCGGCTACGTAGGACTTGTTTCGGGAGCGTGTCTTGCGGATTTCGGGCATACGGTCGTCTGTATTGATACCGACGCGAAGAAAATCGAGGCCCTCAAGGCCGGCAAAATGCCAATTTTCGAGCCTGGGCTGCAGGATCTCGTCGCCAACAACGTTCGCCATCACCGCCTGTCCTTCTCGACTGAGCTTGAATCCGCGGTCGCAAGTTCCCAAGCTGTTTTCATAGCGGTTGGAACCCCCTCTCGCCGCGGCGACGGCCATGCCGATCTTTCTTTTGTCTATCACGCGGCGCGAACGATCGCCGGCGGCCTCGATGGGTTCACGGTGGTGGTCACGAAATCCACGGTTCCTGTCGGCACCGGCGATGAAGTCGAGCGAATCATTCGCGAAACCCGTCCGGACGCTGATTTCGCCGTTGTATCCAATCCGGAGTTCCTCCGCGAAGGGGCAGCGATCGACGATTTCAAGCGGCCGGACCGCATCGTCATCGGAGTAGAGGACCCACGCGCCGAAGCCGTCATGACTGAAATCTATCGTCCCCTCTATCTCAATCAGGCGCCGTTCCTTTTCACCAGCCGCAGGACTTCGGAACTGACCAAATACGCGGCCAACGCTTTTCTGGCCACTAAAATCACCTTTATCAACGAGATTGCCGACCTTTGCGAACAGGTTGGCGCCAATGTCCAGGACGTAGCGCGCGGAATCGGCCTCGACAAACGGATCGGCTCCAAATTTCTGCATGCAGGACCGGGGTACGGCGGTTCCTGCTTTCCAAAGGATACCCAGGCTCTGATCAAGACCGCCCAGGATCATGGTGCGCCGATCCGAATCGTCGAGGAGGTGGCCGCGGTCAATGATCAGCGCAAACGCGCCATGGCGCGCAAGGTCTTAGCGGCTTGCGGCGGCTCCGTTCGCGGGAAGACGATCGCGGTTTTGGGCCTGACTTTCAAACCCAACACCGACGACATGCGCGATTCTCCGGCAATTTCCATCATCACCGCGCTGCAGGACGGGGGTGCGCGTATCCATGCCTTCGATCCCGAAGGCATGGATCAGGCTCGCATGGTCCTTGAGGATCTGACTTTCTTTTATGATCCCTATTCCTGTTGCGACAAGGCCGAGGCACTGGTTATCGTGACCGAATGGGATGCCTTTCGGGCGCTTGACCTCGACCGCATCAAAACGCTGCTGGCCGCGCCTGTCATGGTCGATCTCCGCAATATTTACGACCCGGCGGATATGGCCAAGCGTGGCTTCGTTTATTCCGGCGTGGGTCGAGGCACCGTCGATCTCAAAGGCAAAGGCCCGGCTTCATAG
- a CDS encoding sulfate ABC transporter permease subunit CysT, whose amino-acid sequence MSEHATPERFPQGSPTGQLFRPSRRRVRLIPGLQLTLGYTLFYLSLMVLIPLAGLIFKTAELTWAEFWQTITDPIVVASFQLTFTASAIAAGINGIFGLIVAWVLVREPFPGRRLFDALIDFPFALPTAVAGLTFSQLYLVDGWIGGFGRHVAGAINWVADLAGSGAVLAPDALSWLNFPYSTTNTGIVIVLIFVGLPFVVRTVQPVLRDWDTEYEYAALSLGANRWTILWRVVFPEIFPAWLSGLALAFARALGEYGSVIFIAGNIPGKSQIAPLQIVTKLDDFRYSQATAIGAVLLFFSLVTLFAINGLEWWMRRHETSLSG is encoded by the coding sequence ATGAGCGAGCACGCGACGCCGGAACGCTTTCCTCAAGGATCACCGACGGGCCAATTGTTTCGCCCGTCGCGGCGTCGAGTGCGGCTCATTCCGGGACTGCAGCTTACCCTCGGGTACACGCTGTTTTATCTTTCGCTGATGGTCCTCATTCCCCTCGCCGGCCTGATTTTCAAGACCGCCGAGCTGACCTGGGCCGAATTCTGGCAAACCATCACCGATCCGATTGTCGTCGCGTCCTTTCAACTGACCTTCACGGCATCGGCGATTGCCGCGGGCATCAACGGCATCTTCGGATTGATCGTTGCCTGGGTCCTCGTGCGCGAGCCCTTCCCAGGCCGGCGACTCTTCGACGCGCTGATCGACTTTCCGTTTGCCCTCCCGACCGCGGTCGCCGGTTTGACGTTCAGTCAGCTTTATTTGGTGGATGGCTGGATTGGCGGATTCGGCCGCCACGTCGCGGGCGCGATCAACTGGGTCGCAGATCTTGCGGGATCGGGTGCGGTTTTGGCCCCAGACGCGCTGTCGTGGCTGAATTTTCCTTATTCCACCACGAATACCGGGATCGTCATTGTTCTGATATTTGTCGGGCTACCGTTTGTCGTGCGCACGGTACAGCCGGTGCTCCGCGACTGGGATACGGAATATGAATATGCAGCTTTGAGCCTTGGCGCCAATCGATGGACGATTTTGTGGCGTGTTGTCTTCCCTGAAATCTTTCCGGCTTGGCTCAGCGGGTTGGCTTTGGCCTTTGCGCGCGCGCTCGGCGAATATGGTTCGGTCATCTTCATCGCCGGGAATATTCCCGGCAAATCGCAGATCGCACCCTTGCAAATCGTCACCAAGCTTGATGACTTTCGCTATTCGCAAGCCACCGCGATCGGCGCGGTGTTGCTTTTCTTCTCGCTTGTCACATTGTTCGCGATCAACGGCCTCGAATGGTGGATGCGACGTCACGAAACCAGTCTCTCAGGATAA
- the cysW gene encoding sulfate/thiosulfate transporter permease subunit (Part of the ABC transporter complex cysAWTP involved in sulfate/thiosulfate import), whose product MAGAPPRSQVVAASGKLAPPTQPLIRRILIATTVGFLTLFIILPVVNVFAQAFSKGIGAYVSVFRVESPPEGAPLSLPERRKLASDRGQADKTWSSIRLTIGIGAIVVPLNIVFGLAAAWSVTKFRFRGRTLLIALIDLPFSVSPVIAGLIFVLLLGRNGVFGSWAPDLTWPDPFSLHWRGFAQDWWPLEFNRSFTGIIFTPFAIALASIFVTFPFVARSLIPLMETQGSDEEVAALSLGASGWRTFFKVTLPNVKWALFYGIVLCTARVFGEFGAVSVVSGHIDSNDTMPLRIEKLWNEYNNQAAFSVASLLALLAVVTLIVQTIVEHQGGKREIRPSEGEGPL is encoded by the coding sequence ATGGCAGGTGCACCGCCAAGAAGTCAGGTCGTCGCGGCGTCCGGAAAGCTGGCCCCGCCGACCCAGCCGCTGATCCGCCGGATTCTCATTGCGACGACCGTGGGCTTTCTTACCCTCTTCATCATTCTCCCCGTGGTGAATGTTTTCGCGCAGGCTTTTTCCAAGGGGATCGGCGCGTACGTAAGTGTATTTCGTGTGGAAAGCCCGCCCGAAGGCGCTCCGTTAAGTCTCCCCGAGCGCCGAAAGCTCGCCTCGGACCGCGGTCAGGCCGACAAGACCTGGAGTTCAATCAGACTGACCATCGGCATTGGCGCGATCGTCGTTCCGCTCAACATTGTTTTCGGGCTCGCTGCCGCTTGGTCGGTCACGAAATTTCGGTTCAGGGGCCGTACCCTTTTGATCGCGTTGATCGACCTGCCGTTCTCCGTATCGCCAGTCATTGCGGGTCTCATTTTCGTTTTGCTGCTCGGCCGAAATGGAGTGTTCGGGAGCTGGGCCCCCGATTTGACTTGGCCAGATCCCTTCTCGCTCCACTGGCGGGGATTTGCGCAAGATTGGTGGCCGCTCGAATTCAACCGCAGCTTCACCGGTATTATCTTCACGCCCTTCGCGATTGCCTTGGCGTCGATCTTCGTAACTTTTCCCTTTGTCGCCCGCTCTCTGATCCCTCTCATGGAAACCCAGGGGTCCGACGAAGAAGTGGCAGCCCTTTCGCTTGGCGCGTCGGGCTGGCGGACCTTTTTCAAGGTCACCTTGCCTAATGTAAAATGGGCGTTATTTTACGGGATCGTGCTCTGCACGGCGCGCGTCTTCGGGGAATTTGGCGCGGTTTCGGTGGTTTCTGGCCACATCGACTCCAACGACACGATGCCGCTGCGCATCGAAAAACTCTGGAACGAATACAACAATCAGGCAGCCTTTAGCGTTGCCTCGTTGCTGGCGCTTCTGGCGGTCGTCACCTTGATTGTCCAAACGATTGTCGAGCATCAAGGCGGCAAGAGGGAAATTCGCCCATCCGAGGGAGAAGGGCCGCTATGA
- a CDS encoding dihydrolipoamide dehydrogenase has translation MSAAGQPDLCVVGGNAGGLLLAFQVAARGLSVVLVESGAIGGDRLTEVVPSNALLAACRVAASVQGAGRFGIETQNPHVNFAKVREHIAAVHAAVAPNYTQARLEAMNVRVIRVPGRFTRPDTFEVGGETIKARHFVVATGTFAKSFPIRGLDVVRPLTLRSLCMLDKLPQRLIIVGEDQDGLALGQGMRRLGCEVVVLAANKILAAEDEEFAAPVRDSFARDGVVVHEGVRISRVEPHGNGVRVFAVAAGHERPIVGSHILTAFARAPLVEGFGLAEAQVRYDENGIQTGANLRTSNRRIYAIGDVRQGTASTGGYEYCANLILRSILGLPGGEIRRHATARVTLTAPPIAVAGLSEAQARAIYRHIRVLRWPFAETDRARIEHEHAGHVKLVTDARGTLLGAGIVGTGAEELINLCTLAISKGMTVRDIAASMVVYPALTDALRNASMTFEASGFDRPQSFLLRLLRWFQ, from the coding sequence ATGAGCGCTGCAGGACAGCCGGACCTATGTGTTGTCGGGGGAAATGCGGGCGGTCTTTTGCTCGCGTTCCAGGTCGCGGCGCGCGGACTCTCCGTCGTGCTTGTCGAAAGCGGCGCGATCGGCGGCGACCGGCTGACGGAGGTTGTTCCGAGCAATGCCTTGCTGGCGGCCTGCCGGGTCGCCGCCTCCGTGCAAGGCGCCGGCCGGTTCGGCATCGAGACGCAAAACCCGCACGTCAATTTTGCGAAAGTCCGCGAGCATATCGCTGCGGTCCATGCCGCTGTCGCGCCGAATTATACGCAAGCGCGTCTTGAAGCGATGAATGTAAGGGTTATTCGCGTGCCCGGACGTTTTACGCGTCCCGATACGTTCGAAGTCGGCGGCGAAACGATCAAGGCGCGACACTTCGTCGTCGCGACGGGAACCTTCGCCAAGAGCTTTCCGATCCGCGGCCTGGACGTCGTGCGGCCGCTCACGCTTCGCTCCCTCTGCATGTTGGACAAGCTGCCTCAGCGTCTTATTATCGTCGGCGAAGATCAAGATGGGCTCGCCCTCGGACAAGGGATGCGGCGGCTGGGCTGCGAAGTGGTCGTTCTGGCCGCCAACAAGATCCTTGCGGCGGAGGACGAAGAATTCGCCGCGCCAGTGCGTGACAGCTTCGCCCGAGACGGTGTGGTTGTTCATGAAGGCGTGCGGATCTCCAGGGTCGAACCGCATGGCAACGGCGTCCGCGTCTTTGCCGTTGCAGCCGGACATGAAAGGCCGATCGTCGGCTCTCATATCCTGACCGCCTTTGCCCGCGCACCGCTCGTGGAGGGCTTCGGGCTTGCCGAAGCGCAGGTGCGCTACGACGAAAACGGCATTCAAACCGGGGCCAATCTTCGGACCAGCAACCGGCGCATTTATGCGATCGGCGATGTGCGGCAAGGCACGGCATCGACGGGAGGCTATGAATATTGTGCCAACCTTATCCTGCGCAGCATTCTCGGGTTGCCGGGCGGGGAAATACGGAGACATGCGACGGCCCGCGTCACTTTGACCGCCCCCCCTATCGCCGTCGCCGGCCTTTCCGAAGCCCAAGCGCGAGCAATCTATCGCCATATTCGGGTGTTGCGTTGGCCGTTTGCCGAGACGGATCGGGCTCGGATCGAACATGAACACGCCGGTCATGTTAAGCTTGTCACCGATGCGCGGGGCACTCTTCTCGGCGCCGGAATCGTCGGCACTGGAGCGGAGGAGTTGATCAACCTTTGCACGCTCGCCATATCGAAGGGCATGACCGTACGCGACATCGCCGCTTCGATGGTTGTTTATCCGGCCCTAACTGATGCCTTGCGAAACGCTAGCATGACGTTTGAGGCGAGTGGTTTCGACCGTCCACAAAGCTTTCTGCTTCGTTTGTTACGTTGGTTCCAATAG